The Acidobacteriota bacterium genome includes a region encoding these proteins:
- a CDS encoding DUF4097 family beta strand repeat protein — protein sequence MVLPLLVAAPQEAIAQRFPFDRTVPVAPDAILVVQTDRGAVTVQRGTDGAIAIAGTVTVRVGFGVPANAVALAQQVAAAPPITADARTVTLTTPASAEARRAVTVSYVVRVPETMRVDVVTRSGAIALDDVDGATRLSTRSGRITASDVGALTVTSGSGAVRVDRARGPVSVTTSSSAIDIVDAGTDVRVRSGSGSVDVGLIGGASVDVETRSSAIDVTGAGRSLTVRSGSGAVAVAGTPSDPWHVETQSGRITVRVPPTAPMHIDARSRSGSIHADDIDRAGSARGQLTADVGTGGPTVRLVSRSAAIDIERE from the coding sequence TTGGTTCTGCCGCTGTTGGTGGCGGCGCCGCAGGAGGCTATCGCCCAGCGGTTCCCGTTCGACAGGACCGTGCCCGTCGCGCCTGACGCAATACTCGTGGTGCAGACGGACCGCGGGGCAGTAACTGTGCAGCGTGGTACCGACGGGGCCATCGCGATCGCGGGGACGGTCACCGTCAGGGTCGGGTTCGGTGTCCCGGCGAACGCTGTCGCACTGGCGCAGCAGGTGGCGGCTGCGCCGCCGATCACTGCCGACGCGCGAACAGTCACGCTCACGACCCCGGCAAGTGCGGAGGCGCGACGTGCCGTCACCGTCAGTTATGTCGTCCGCGTACCCGAGACGATGCGCGTGGATGTAGTGACGCGATCGGGGGCCATCGCGCTTGACGATGTCGATGGTGCGACGAGGCTGTCGACGAGGTCGGGCCGCATCACCGCGTCTGACGTGGGAGCGCTCACCGTCACGTCAGGCTCCGGCGCCGTGCGCGTCGATCGCGCGCGAGGACCTGTCTCGGTCACCACGTCGAGCAGCGCGATCGACATCGTCGACGCCGGTACCGACGTGCGTGTGCGGTCGGGCAGCGGGAGCGTCGATGTGGGGTTGATCGGCGGTGCGTCGGTCGATGTGGAGACGCGATCGAGCGCCATCGACGTGACGGGTGCCGGCCGATCGCTGACGGTGCGCTCGGGCAGCGGCGCCGTGGCCGTGGCAGGTACGCCGTCGGACCCGTGGCACGTGGAGACGCAGTCGGGCCGCATCACGGTCCGCGTACCGCCGACGGCACCGATGCACATCGACGCGCGCAGTCGATCGGGTTCGATTCACGCCGATGACATCGATCGCGCCGGTTCCGCGCGCGGCCAGTTGACCGCCGACGTCGGGACAGGCGGCCCCACCGTCCGCCTGGTCTCGCGCAGCGCCGCGATCGACATCGAACGGGAGTAG
- a CDS encoding type II toxin-antitoxin system RelE/ParE family toxin translates to MGSERAPSSARRRYRVDISKPAARDFDRLDPPVQTRMAEALRALAGDPRPPGCVTLKGARTEPDTWRVREGDWRILYTIEDTTVVVLVIRIRHRREVYRP, encoded by the coding sequence GTGGGCTCTGAGCGAGCCCCGTCTTCTGCCAGGCGGCGGTACCGGGTCGACATCAGCAAGCCCGCTGCGCGTGACTTCGACAGACTGGATCCGCCGGTCCAGACGCGCATGGCCGAGGCCCTTCGAGCGCTCGCCGGCGACCCTCGACCGCCGGGCTGCGTGACGCTGAAGGGCGCTCGAACCGAACCCGATACCTGGCGTGTTCGCGAGGGCGACTGGCGCATCCTCTACACCATCGAGGACACCACGGTAGTCGTCCTGGTCATCCGGATTCGCCACCGTCGAGAGGTCTATCGGCCTTGA
- a CDS encoding type II toxin-antitoxin system Phd/YefM family antitoxin, translated as MTTVALADARKVLGAVVDRVRYRGESIVLTANGTPAAALVPVETLALLQQLEDASDVRAARRALKAIKTKGGTKPLAEFLAERGL; from the coding sequence ATGACGACTGTTGCATTGGCCGACGCGCGCAAGGTCCTTGGGGCCGTCGTGGATCGCGTTCGCTATCGCGGAGAGTCCATCGTCCTGACTGCCAACGGCACGCCGGCTGCCGCGCTCGTGCCGGTCGAGACGCTTGCGCTCTTGCAGCAGCTCGAAGACGCCAGTGACGTCCGCGCCGCGCGTCGTGCGCTGAAGGCGATCAAGACGAAGGGCGGGACCAAGCCGCTGGCGGAGTTCCTGGCGGAACGTGGGCTCTGA
- a CDS encoding PQQ-dependent dehydrogenase, methanol/ethanol family: protein MVLLAGVIAGATALRVGTADRDQAAARGPASATDAAWPMYGLDAAETHYSPLAQITTANVARLGLAWSAEFDAFPGQLQGTPLIVEGTIYTTGPWSVVVAIDARTGKVKWRWDPQIPHPTFTTDPRGLRTRLGPSLCCGPVNRGVAYHDGKVYVGTLDSRLVAIDARTGRTVWSTQVASRADDYSITSAPRVIKGKVITGISGAEFGVRGFVAAYDAQTGQQVWRFWTVPGDPSLGFENAAMARAAETWSGAWWTYGGGGTPWDGMAYDPELDLLYVGTGNGSPWSRELRSPGGGDNLYLCSILALRPDTGEYVWHYQTTPADNWDYASTQPIVLADLRLDGRARKVLMQAPKNGFFYVIDRATGAFISAQPFTSVTWATGVDPVTGRPIETSEAAYGTTGQRLSPGSDGAHSWHAMAFHPGAGLAYIPGQHTTGTYAWDPDFQHQVGRMNTGRPRNRPAPADAATHPGGAAAPAPQPMAPPRPTAPRGPQIVGAGGGQQQGAFLVAWDPVTQKERWRLTFDRPGITGGTLATAGNLLFHGSNDGTFSAYAADTGRALWSVALAPGFANPITYTLGGVQYVAVATGRSGAQAPGRLYTFAVDAKAPMPSMEPIPPPQDPSGLNTVEALRAEFDRVGLPDEPARALVQQLCSGCHLPTVVTRVRQPVDGWRETVATMVSRGMAGTPEQREQIVQYLGRHRGVEQ from the coding sequence ATGGTACTGCTTGCCGGCGTGATCGCCGGCGCGACAGCCCTGCGTGTCGGCACCGCCGATCGCGATCAGGCGGCTGCCCGCGGCCCCGCGAGCGCAACGGATGCGGCGTGGCCGATGTACGGCCTCGACGCTGCCGAGACGCACTACAGTCCGCTGGCGCAGATCACTACGGCGAACGTGGCGCGGCTCGGCCTGGCCTGGTCGGCCGAGTTCGATGCCTTTCCCGGCCAGCTTCAGGGCACGCCGCTCATCGTCGAGGGCACGATCTACACGACGGGACCGTGGAGCGTGGTTGTCGCGATCGATGCGCGTACGGGCAAGGTGAAGTGGCGCTGGGATCCGCAGATCCCCCATCCGACGTTCACGACGGACCCGCGCGGGTTGCGCACCAGACTCGGACCGAGCCTCTGTTGCGGCCCGGTGAATCGCGGCGTGGCGTACCACGACGGCAAGGTCTACGTCGGCACGCTCGACAGCCGCCTCGTCGCGATCGACGCGCGAACGGGCCGTACGGTGTGGAGCACGCAGGTGGCCAGCAGGGCCGACGACTACAGCATCACGAGCGCCCCGCGCGTCATCAAGGGGAAGGTGATCACCGGCATCAGCGGAGCGGAGTTCGGCGTGCGCGGGTTCGTCGCGGCGTACGACGCGCAGACGGGCCAGCAGGTGTGGCGCTTCTGGACCGTTCCCGGCGATCCCAGTCTCGGCTTCGAGAATGCCGCGATGGCGCGAGCTGCCGAGACGTGGAGCGGCGCGTGGTGGACGTACGGCGGTGGCGGCACGCCGTGGGACGGCATGGCGTACGACCCCGAGCTCGATCTGCTCTACGTCGGCACGGGCAACGGCTCGCCGTGGTCGCGCGAACTGCGCAGCCCCGGCGGCGGCGACAACCTCTATCTCTGTTCGATCCTCGCGTTGCGCCCTGACACGGGCGAGTACGTGTGGCACTACCAGACGACGCCGGCCGACAACTGGGACTACGCGAGCACGCAGCCGATCGTGCTGGCCGACCTGCGCCTCGACGGACGCGCGCGCAAGGTGCTGATGCAGGCGCCGAAGAACGGCTTCTTCTACGTGATCGATCGCGCGACGGGCGCGTTCATCTCGGCGCAGCCCTTCACCTCCGTCACGTGGGCCACCGGCGTCGATCCCGTGACTGGACGTCCCATCGAGACGTCAGAAGCAGCTTACGGGACGACGGGGCAGCGGTTGTCGCCTGGCTCGGACGGCGCGCACAGCTGGCACGCGATGGCGTTCCATCCCGGCGCTGGCCTGGCGTACATCCCGGGACAGCACACCACGGGCACGTACGCGTGGGATCCGGACTTCCAGCACCAGGTGGGCCGCATGAACACGGGTCGGCCGCGCAACAGGCCGGCGCCTGCCGACGCGGCGACCCATCCGGGTGGGGCGGCAGCTCCGGCGCCGCAGCCCATGGCCCCGCCACGGCCGACTGCCCCGCGTGGCCCGCAGATCGTCGGTGCGGGTGGTGGCCAGCAGCAGGGGGCGTTCCTGGTGGCCTGGGATCCCGTCACGCAGAAGGAGCGGTGGCGCCTCACCTTCGATCGACCTGGCATCACTGGTGGCACGCTGGCGACAGCGGGCAACCTGCTGTTCCACGGATCGAACGACGGAACGTTCAGCGCGTATGCGGCCGACACGGGACGTGCGCTGTGGTCCGTCGCGCTCGCCCCCGGTTTCGCCAATCCGATCACGTACACGCTCGGCGGCGTGCAGTACGTCGCGGTGGCCACGGGCCGCAGCGGTGCGCAGGCACCGGGGCGCCTGTACACGTTTGCCGTCGACGCGAAGGCACCCATGCCGTCGATGGAGCCGATCCCGCCTCCCCAGGATCCGTCCGGCCTCAATACCGTCGAAGCGCTGCGAGCGGAGTTCGACCGTGTCGGCCTGCCCGACGAACCCGCGCGCGCACTCGTGCAGCAACTCTGCTCGGGCTGCCACCTGCCGACCGTCGTCACACGCGTCAGGCAGCCCGTCGACGGCTGGCGCGAAACCGTGGCCACCATGGTGAGCCGCGGCATGGCCGGCACCCCCGAACAGCGCGAGCAGATCGTGCAGTACCTGGGGCGACACAGGGGCGTCGAGCAATGA
- a CDS encoding amidohydrolase family protein, with protein sequence MRSTSTSLHAQAPTSVAPRIVVEPRAPADVKEGDLWTPPLPTMEQVAPPAGWTPSAEEPPPMPYTLLRLPRTNVWRAKYPAVDFHVHARGLTSKAAYDEVVALMDDIGLGVIVNLNGGTGTQLDEVLAAGQPYRDRVANFITLNLDGINAPGWSGRFAAEMERAFKTGAQGMKVFKQLGQGAKNPDGSYIQADDPRLDPIWAMAAKYDRPVMIHTSDSIGRFYPISPKNERYEAGLWRGGDSSGNLQDGGPSHLVIEQAREHMHRKHPKTRFVNAHMAMLYYDPEKLATFLDTYPNADIELSATFQDLGRAPRFWREFLIKYQDRVLFGTDGSQSRGADEFWRPHWRILETLDEYFPHPAQVRTPSGSPGHGRWHVSGLGLPDAVLRKIYYGNALRHLPAMRTSIEKQFAARGLRMASASAPAAASTGEAR encoded by the coding sequence ATGCGCAGCACGTCCACGTCACTGCACGCGCAGGCGCCGACGAGCGTCGCGCCACGGATCGTTGTCGAACCTCGCGCGCCTGCGGACGTGAAGGAAGGCGATCTGTGGACGCCGCCGCTGCCGACGATGGAGCAGGTGGCGCCGCCGGCGGGCTGGACGCCCAGCGCCGAAGAGCCGCCGCCGATGCCCTACACGCTGCTGCGCCTGCCGCGCACCAACGTGTGGCGCGCGAAGTATCCCGCCGTCGACTTCCACGTGCACGCGCGCGGCCTCACGTCGAAGGCCGCTTACGACGAGGTCGTGGCGCTCATGGACGACATCGGGCTGGGCGTCATCGTGAACCTGAACGGCGGCACGGGCACGCAACTCGACGAGGTGCTCGCCGCCGGACAGCCGTATCGCGATCGCGTGGCGAACTTCATCACGCTCAATCTCGATGGCATCAACGCCCCCGGCTGGTCCGGGCGGTTCGCCGCGGAGATGGAGCGCGCGTTCAAGACTGGCGCGCAAGGCATGAAGGTCTTCAAGCAGCTCGGTCAGGGCGCGAAGAACCCCGACGGCTCGTACATCCAGGCCGACGATCCACGGCTTGACCCGATCTGGGCGATGGCCGCGAAGTACGACAGGCCGGTGATGATCCACACGAGCGACTCGATCGGCCGCTTCTATCCTATCTCCCCGAAGAACGAACGGTACGAAGCCGGTCTGTGGCGCGGCGGCGACTCGTCGGGCAACCTCCAGGACGGCGGGCCGTCGCATCTCGTGATCGAGCAGGCGCGCGAACACATGCATCGCAAGCACCCGAAGACGCGCTTCGTGAACGCGCACATGGCGATGCTGTACTACGACCCCGAGAAGCTCGCGACGTTCCTCGACACGTATCCCAACGCCGACATCGAGCTCTCCGCGACGTTCCAGGATCTCGGCCGCGCGCCGCGCTTCTGGCGCGAGTTCCTGATCAAGTACCAGGACCGCGTGCTGTTCGGTACCGATGGCAGCCAGTCTCGCGGGGCCGACGAGTTCTGGCGGCCACACTGGCGGATACTCGAGACACTCGACGAGTACTTCCCGCATCCCGCGCAAGTGCGCACACCGAGCGGATCGCCCGGGCATGGGCGCTGGCACGTCTCCGGACTCGGACTGCCTGACGCCGTGCTGCGGAAGATCTATTACGGCAACGCGCTGCGCCACCTGCCGGCGATGCGGACGTCGATCGAGAAGCAGTTCGCCGCTCGTGGTTTGCGCATGGCCTCCGCATCGGCCCCTGCTGCCGCATCGACGGGCGAGGCCCGGTGA
- a CDS encoding CBS domain-containing protein codes for MTILVRHILAGRTAVHTVSPDDTVLDALRLMAERDIGAVLVTSGVDLVGILSERDYARKMVLHGKSSSDTAVREVMTSHLVTVDSDKTCDDCMALMTDKRIRHLPVVDNGRLVGIISIGDIVRAVVDVQQSTISTLQSYIMSAG; via the coding sequence ATGACCATCCTCGTTCGCCACATCCTTGCCGGCAGGACCGCCGTACACACGGTGAGTCCCGACGACACCGTACTCGACGCGCTTCGCCTGATGGCCGAGCGGGACATCGGCGCGGTCCTCGTCACGTCCGGCGTCGATCTCGTGGGCATTCTCTCCGAACGTGACTACGCGCGGAAGATGGTGCTGCACGGCAAGTCGTCGAGCGACACGGCCGTGCGTGAGGTGATGACGAGCCACCTCGTCACCGTCGACTCCGACAAGACCTGCGACGACTGCATGGCGCTGATGACCGACAAGCGCATCAGGCACCTCCCCGTCGTCGACAACGGGCGTCTGGTCGGCATCATCTCGATCGGCGACATCGTCCGCGCCGTCGTCGACGTCCAGCAGTCGACGATCAGTACGCTGCAGTCCTACATCATGAGCGCGGGGTAA